The Myxococcales bacterium genome window below encodes:
- a CDS encoding glycogen synthase, which produces MDILFAVTELAPYVKVGGLADVALSLTKALRALGHKVTVIVPRFPGFEAGGLLVARRLTPLRLAHGDATVEVTLYDGRLASQVDLLLVDVPSGPALWNRPHVYGPAGEEYPDNARRFAVFSRAVAEVARLRAREGMPFDVVHLNDWPTALAAKYMQDSRVEGTRTVLTLHNAAHQGVFPKEAMTDLGLPWSDFTVEGLEFYGDVSLLKQGIVSADVVSTVSPHHAAELVTAAGGFRLDGVLRAKGRLTGVLNGVDYAVWNPATDPHLPARYDAEDPSAKARCKAAFRKELGLSLQPDGAPLIVSVGRLVAQKGTDLLLGALPRLLRSTDAQVVVCGDGDAALIEQLEAAATKSRGRVAFLRAAPEAVVHRAYAAADLVVVPSRYEPCGLVQLYAQRYGALPVAHATGGLVDTVVDCDAKLQTGTGFSFDEPTEEALIGAVLRALAAREHPAFPALVRRVMRADRGWERAARQYEALYRAATRASSSAA; this is translated from the coding sequence ATGGACATCCTCTTCGCAGTCACCGAGCTCGCTCCCTATGTGAAGGTGGGCGGCCTCGCCGACGTGGCGCTGTCGCTGACCAAGGCGCTCCGCGCGCTGGGCCACAAGGTCACGGTGATCGTCCCGCGCTTCCCGGGCTTCGAGGCGGGCGGCCTGCTCGTCGCGCGGCGCCTCACGCCGCTGCGCCTCGCGCACGGTGACGCGACGGTGGAGGTCACCCTCTACGACGGGCGCCTGGCGTCGCAGGTCGATCTGCTGCTGGTCGACGTGCCCTCAGGACCGGCGCTGTGGAACCGCCCGCACGTCTACGGCCCCGCGGGCGAGGAGTACCCCGACAACGCGCGCCGCTTCGCCGTGTTCTCCCGCGCCGTCGCCGAGGTCGCCCGCCTCCGCGCCCGCGAGGGGATGCCCTTCGACGTCGTGCACCTCAACGACTGGCCGACCGCGCTCGCCGCGAAATACATGCAGGACTCGCGCGTCGAGGGCACCCGCACCGTGCTCACGCTCCACAACGCCGCGCATCAAGGGGTGTTCCCGAAGGAGGCGATGACCGATCTCGGCCTGCCCTGGAGCGACTTCACGGTCGAGGGGCTCGAGTTCTATGGCGACGTGAGCCTGCTGAAGCAGGGCATCGTGTCGGCCGACGTCGTGAGCACCGTGAGCCCGCACCACGCGGCCGAGCTCGTCACGGCGGCGGGGGGCTTCCGGCTCGACGGCGTGCTCCGCGCCAAAGGGCGACTCACCGGGGTGCTGAACGGCGTCGACTACGCGGTGTGGAACCCGGCGACCGATCCGCACCTGCCGGCCCGCTACGACGCAGAGGATCCGTCCGCCAAGGCGCGATGCAAGGCCGCCTTCCGCAAGGAGCTCGGCTTGTCGCTGCAGCCGGACGGCGCGCCGCTCATCGTGAGCGTGGGCCGCCTCGTCGCCCAGAAGGGGACCGATCTCCTGCTTGGCGCCTTGCCGCGCCTCCTCCGCTCGACCGACGCCCAGGTCGTCGTGTGCGGGGACGGCGACGCCGCGCTCATCGAGCAGCTCGAGGCCGCGGCCACGAAGTCGCGCGGGCGCGTGGCGTTCCTTCGTGCGGCGCCCGAGGCGGTGGTCCATCGCGCCTACGCGGCGGCTGATCTCGTCGTAGTTCCAAGTCGTTACGAGCCGTGTGGGCTCGTGCAGCTCTACGCGCAGCGGTACGGCGCGCTGCCGGTCGCGCACGCGACGGGGGGCCTCGTCGACACGGTCGTCGACTGCGACGCGAAGCTGCAGACCGGCACCGGCTTCTCGTTCGACGAGCCCACGGAGGAGGCGCTCATCGGCGCGGTCCTGCGGGCGCTCGCCGCGCGCGAGCACCCTGCCTTTCCGGCGCTCGTGCGCCGCGTGATGCGCGCCGATCGCGGCTGGGAGCGCGCAGCGAGGCAGTACGAGGCGCTCTACCGCGCCGCGACCCGCGCCTCCTCCTCCGCGGCGTAG
- a CDS encoding ParA family protein translates to MEERDGGFLFFCSQTCQGKSVRGETSGGSVVCDACSKRFSVELVSQVVRGSKGARKYACGAECRAQLISESQGVRLAQLAAPPAALVPPIEPAAPAAPTTTVPPPPPSTRRLGAKATSSAAASRALAPFDGPRRLAIFNHKGGTGKTTTTVSIAAGLAERGLRVLLVDTDSQGNVAVSFGVKPEKTLYHVLVMGLRAEQAATTVRPNLDLLPSNETLAAAELYLAGRQNRDRVLRDRLASATDAYDVVILDCSPSLSLMNQNALVFADGILVPVACDYLSLVGVRQVIKTVKNVNGLLRHPVQIYGVLPTFYDARARICRDAVETLTQHFGERCFAPVRAGTRLKEAPAQGKTIFEHAPDSHAAEDYRAVVERLITGRVAAPVDLDTTPPSQALAANA, encoded by the coding sequence ATGGAGGAGCGCGACGGGGGCTTCCTCTTCTTCTGCTCGCAGACCTGTCAGGGCAAGTCGGTCCGCGGCGAGACCTCCGGCGGCAGCGTCGTATGCGACGCGTGCTCCAAGCGATTCTCGGTCGAGCTCGTCTCGCAGGTCGTCCGCGGGTCGAAGGGCGCGCGCAAATACGCGTGCGGCGCCGAGTGCCGCGCGCAGCTGATCTCCGAGTCTCAGGGGGTGCGCCTCGCGCAGCTGGCGGCGCCGCCCGCCGCGCTCGTGCCGCCGATCGAGCCGGCCGCGCCGGCCGCCCCCACGACCACCGTCCCGCCGCCGCCGCCGTCGACCCGCCGGTTGGGCGCGAAGGCGACCAGCTCCGCGGCGGCATCGCGTGCGCTCGCGCCCTTCGACGGCCCCCGCCGCCTCGCGATCTTCAATCACAAGGGCGGCACCGGGAAGACCACGACGACCGTCAGCATCGCTGCGGGCCTCGCCGAGCGCGGGCTCCGCGTGCTGCTCGTCGACACCGACTCGCAGGGAAACGTCGCGGTGTCGTTCGGCGTGAAGCCCGAGAAGACGCTCTACCACGTGCTCGTGATGGGGCTCCGGGCCGAGCAGGCCGCCACCACGGTGAGGCCGAACCTCGATCTCCTCCCCTCGAACGAGACCCTGGCCGCCGCCGAGCTCTATCTCGCCGGCCGCCAGAACCGCGATCGCGTCCTCCGGGACCGTCTGGCCTCGGCGACCGACGCGTACGACGTGGTCATCCTCGACTGCTCGCCGTCGCTCTCCCTCATGAACCAGAACGCGCTCGTGTTCGCCGACGGCATCTTGGTCCCCGTCGCGTGCGACTACCTGTCGCTCGTGGGTGTCCGGCAGGTCATCAAGACCGTGAAGAACGTGAACGGGCTCTTGCGCCACCCGGTGCAAATCTACGGCGTGTTGCCCACCTTCTACGACGCGCGCGCGCGCATCTGCCGCGACGCGGTCGAGACCCTCACCCAGCACTTCGGCGAGCGCTGCTTCGCGCCGGTCCGCGCGGGCACGCGGCTCAAGGAGGCGCCCGCCCAAGGCAAGACGATCTTCGAGCACGCGCCCGACTCGCACGCGGCGGAGGATTACCGGGCCGTGGTCGAGCGGCTCATCACGGGGCGCGTCGCGGCGCCCGTCGATCTGGACACGACCCCCCCGAGCCAGGCGCTCGCGGCGAACGCCTAA
- a CDS encoding ABC transporter substrate-binding protein, translating into MPRRAPHASRHAGRHLCAHAAAACLAAGALGCSGELPAPLPTAHPDDSIPRRGGTVRTSSFGDIRSLDPANIADGLVSSMHQLLFAGLVDFDEQGAVVPRLAERLETAPDGLEYRFTLRRGVLFHDGTELTADDVKRSVERALHPSAPNPYSSFYSSIVGYDDLASKRREDLAGVTVEGSHVVSFRLSQPDSTFLPLLAMQPLRPVCKSAGRRYSDDFLACGAGPFKLAQGGWVRGQSLTLVRHDGYYEPGKPYLDRVVFTFGMTLSTSKYKFTHGDLDTLRDLTQGDVLRFASDARWRPLGAYERERQIMGEAMNTEVAPFDNVEVRRAVAAAIDRRHYEAVKPSLLRAANQPIPPGTPGYDAAQRGQQHDLTKALEHMRRAGYPYDPATKTGGYPHVIPYYTYRQGASEYTAQVFQQEVAKIGLRIELRLVNYPTYLAQVARRRQVAIGPWGWSEDYPDPIDFLDSLFHSRSIADEDANNVSFYSNPRFDTLVDSAKRELEPKRRGRLISEAVDLVCDEAPFAFAYTVRFYEVHQPYLRGYRPHAVWARDLSSAWLDRAASGATRGALPGAVVGPRALGSLFGP; encoded by the coding sequence GTGCCTCGGCGTGCACCTCACGCCTCGCGCCACGCGGGCCGCCACCTCTGTGCGCACGCCGCCGCGGCGTGTCTCGCGGCCGGCGCGCTCGGCTGCAGCGGCGAGCTGCCCGCTCCGCTGCCCACGGCCCACCCCGACGACTCGATCCCGCGCCGTGGCGGCACGGTACGGACCTCTTCGTTCGGCGACATCCGCAGCCTCGACCCCGCGAACATCGCGGACGGGCTCGTCTCCAGCATGCACCAGCTGCTGTTCGCCGGACTCGTCGACTTCGACGAGCAGGGCGCGGTCGTGCCGCGGCTCGCCGAGCGTTTGGAGACCGCGCCGGACGGGCTCGAGTACCGCTTCACGCTGCGGCGCGGCGTGCTCTTCCACGACGGCACGGAGCTCACCGCGGACGACGTCAAGCGCTCGGTGGAGCGCGCATTGCACCCCTCCGCGCCCAACCCGTACTCCAGCTTCTACTCCTCGATCGTCGGCTACGACGACCTCGCCAGCAAGCGCCGGGAGGACCTCGCGGGCGTCACGGTCGAGGGCTCGCACGTCGTCTCGTTCCGGCTGTCGCAACCCGACTCCACCTTCCTCCCGCTCCTCGCGATGCAGCCGCTGCGCCCGGTCTGCAAGAGCGCGGGCCGTCGCTATTCGGACGACTTCCTCGCGTGCGGCGCGGGCCCCTTCAAGCTCGCGCAAGGCGGCTGGGTGCGCGGACAGAGCCTCACCCTCGTGAGGCACGACGGCTACTACGAGCCGGGGAAACCCTACCTCGACCGCGTGGTCTTCACCTTCGGGATGACCCTCTCGACGTCGAAGTACAAGTTCACGCACGGCGACCTCGACACCCTCCGAGACCTCACGCAAGGCGACGTGCTCCGCTTCGCCTCCGACGCGCGCTGGCGCCCCCTCGGCGCCTACGAGCGAGAGCGCCAGATCATGGGTGAGGCCATGAACACGGAGGTCGCGCCGTTCGACAACGTCGAGGTGCGGCGGGCGGTGGCCGCGGCCATCGATCGCCGCCACTACGAGGCCGTGAAGCCCTCGCTGCTCCGCGCGGCCAACCAGCCAATCCCCCCCGGGACGCCCGGGTACGACGCCGCACAGCGGGGCCAGCAACACGATCTCACCAAGGCGCTCGAGCACATGCGGCGCGCCGGCTATCCCTATGATCCTGCTACGAAAACGGGCGGCTATCCGCACGTCATTCCGTACTACACCTATCGGCAAGGAGCGAGCGAGTACACCGCGCAGGTGTTCCAACAGGAGGTCGCGAAGATCGGGCTCCGCATCGAGCTCCGGCTCGTGAACTACCCCACCTACCTGGCGCAGGTGGCGCGGCGTCGCCAGGTCGCGATCGGGCCGTGGGGGTGGTCGGAGGACTACCCGGACCCCATCGACTTCCTCGACTCCCTCTTCCACTCGCGCTCGATCGCCGACGAGGACGCGAACAACGTGTCGTTCTACTCGAACCCGCGGTTCGACACGCTCGTCGACTCCGCCAAGCGGGAGCTCGAGCCCAAGCGACGCGGGCGGCTCATCTCGGAGGCCGTGGACCTCGTGTGCGACGAGGCGCCGTTCGCCTTCGCCTACACCGTGCGCTTCTACGAGGTCCACCAGCCCTACCTCCGAGGCTATCGCCCCCACGCGGTGTGGGCGCGCGACCTCTCGTCGGCCTGGCTCGACCGCGCGGCGTCGGGCGCGACACGCGGCGCGTTGCCTGGGGCCGTCGTAGGACCGCGCGCGCTCGGGAGCCTGTTCGGGCCATGA
- a CDS encoding ABC transporter permease: MRVPVSGRARVLRNAQVRLGAALVGAVALFALLAPWFSPHDGITSEFSRGAAPLGPVGPSSEFWLGADRLYRDQLTRLALGGRTSLWIGLASTALATSVGALVGVLAGYYEGARGARLPWLVVGGLVALLGLTVFGPPVVTTKVFAHHGVLPIVGLAGLAALGRAFLRAGPEISLDAALMRSVDIGLAFPFLLLVMALASVFERTSATTILLTLGFTGWLGIARIVRAKTIQVRNQEYVTAARALGQSTPRILWLHVLPNVAGPIVVLATLSVAQMIVAESVMSYLGVGLSPPTATWGYMLFEGQEVYATAPWLLAAPFAAILACVLGFNLLGEGLRDALDPRSE, encoded by the coding sequence TTGAGGGTGCCGGTCTCGGGGCGCGCGCGCGTGCTGCGCAACGCGCAGGTGAGGCTCGGCGCGGCGCTCGTGGGCGCGGTCGCGCTCTTTGCGCTCCTCGCCCCGTGGTTCTCGCCCCACGACGGCATCACGAGCGAGTTTTCGCGCGGCGCCGCGCCCCTGGGCCCGGTCGGCCCGAGCTCGGAGTTCTGGCTGGGCGCCGACCGGCTCTACCGCGATCAGCTGACGCGGCTCGCGCTCGGCGGGCGCACGTCGCTCTGGATAGGCCTCGCCTCGACGGCGCTGGCGACGTCCGTCGGCGCGCTCGTGGGCGTGCTCGCGGGGTACTACGAGGGCGCGCGCGGCGCCCGACTCCCCTGGCTCGTGGTCGGCGGCCTGGTCGCGCTGCTCGGGCTCACGGTGTTCGGCCCGCCGGTGGTCACGACGAAGGTCTTCGCGCACCACGGCGTTCTCCCGATCGTGGGGCTCGCGGGGCTCGCCGCGCTCGGGCGGGCTTTCTTGCGGGCCGGCCCTGAGATCAGCCTCGACGCCGCCCTCATGCGCTCGGTCGACATCGGGCTCGCGTTTCCCTTCTTGCTCCTCGTGATGGCGCTCGCGTCGGTCTTCGAGCGGACGAGCGCCACGACGATCTTGCTGACCCTCGGCTTCACGGGATGGCTCGGTATCGCGCGGATCGTGCGCGCGAAGACCATCCAGGTGCGCAACCAGGAGTACGTGACCGCGGCGCGCGCGCTCGGCCAGAGCACGCCGCGGATCCTCTGGCTGCACGTGCTGCCCAACGTCGCGGGTCCGATCGTCGTGCTCGCCACGCTCTCGGTCGCCCAGATGATCGTGGCGGAGAGCGTGATGAGCTACCTCGGGGTCGGGCTGTCACCGCCGACCGCCACGTGGGGCTACATGCTCTTCGAGGGGCAGGAGGTCTACGCGACCGCGCCGTGGCTGCTCGCGGCGCCGTTCGCGGCGATCCTCGCGTGCGTGCTCGGCTTCAACCTGCTCGGCGAGGGCCTCCGCGACGCCCTCGACCCCCGGAGCGAGTGA
- a CDS encoding alpha/beta hydrolase, which produces MTARAKPEGAHAHDVLARGARIRFVDEGEGPPIVLIHDFLSSQLEWDHVRPLLAASMRVVALDLPGFGASESPDPLKYRYTFDGFADSVTDVIAALGLGRVSICGRGMGAAVALTLAASHPDLIDCVVLVAPHVYPSRARFFERLAEVPFLGPLLFKQVYGRGFLRTYLGGSRGPHAGAARARLEEHLGRFDAPSTRQAAYATLLAMLDARPVVAKVPRVNAPCLIVWGREDPRAPVELGRKLSRELTHARLEVVDSGHSPAEDCPELVARHTLEFLETERSRARPNRRRKEAGTAPPSRRPASRKDDP; this is translated from the coding sequence ATGACGGCGCGTGCGAAGCCCGAAGGCGCCCACGCCCACGACGTCCTCGCTCGGGGCGCGCGTATACGCTTCGTCGACGAAGGCGAGGGGCCGCCCATCGTCCTCATCCACGACTTTCTCTCGAGCCAGCTCGAGTGGGACCACGTGAGGCCGCTGCTCGCCGCGAGCATGCGCGTCGTCGCGCTCGATCTGCCTGGTTTTGGCGCCAGTGAGTCCCCCGACCCGCTGAAATATCGCTACACGTTCGATGGCTTCGCCGACTCGGTCACCGACGTCATCGCGGCCCTCGGGCTTGGCCGCGTCTCGATCTGCGGGCGTGGAATGGGCGCCGCCGTGGCCCTCACCCTCGCGGCGAGCCACCCCGACCTCATCGACTGCGTGGTGCTCGTGGCGCCGCACGTCTACCCCTCACGGGCGCGCTTCTTCGAGCGCCTCGCGGAGGTGCCGTTCCTCGGCCCGCTCTTGTTCAAGCAGGTGTACGGCCGGGGCTTCCTGCGTACGTACCTCGGCGGGAGCCGCGGGCCGCACGCCGGCGCCGCGAGGGCGCGACTCGAGGAGCACCTCGGGCGCTTCGACGCCCCATCGACCCGCCAAGCCGCGTACGCGACGCTCCTCGCGATGCTCGACGCGCGCCCTGTGGTCGCGAAGGTCCCGAGGGTCAACGCGCCGTGCCTCATCGTGTGGGGCCGAGAAGATCCCAGGGCACCGGTCGAGCTCGGCCGCAAGCTCTCGCGCGAGCTCACTCATGCGCGGCTGGAGGTGGTCGACAGCGGCCACTCTCCCGCGGAGGACTGCCCCGAGCTCGTGGCGCGCCATACCCTCGAGTTCCTCGAGACCGAGCGCAGCCGGGCCCGGCCCAATCGGCGCCGCAAGGAGGCCGGCACGGCGCCACCTTCGCGACGACCGGCCTCGCGCAAGGACGACCCTTGA
- a CDS encoding ABC transporter permease, giving the protein MSARATLAATAARRAAHGFAVLFATATLAFLVNDVLPSDPARMVAGAQARPAEVAKIRAELGLERPMPVRFGAYLRRLVHLGPLDRGRDARHATCGAMGPVHVDLGRSYQQRRPVVAILGERLPRTLLLALTAVTLQSLLGVALGVYAARHKRTLRDRATVSASLLATSAPTFMSGLGLQLLFAKTLHLLPLDGFGATPLEHLVSVILPASTLALFGAALYTRLTRDEMILALSHDYVRTARAKGLGELGVLRHALRNVLVPLVTVVGLDLGALVGGAAVTETLFRWPGLGSLAVSALLDRDGPVLMGTVLVTSAGVVLATMFVDLSVHFLDPRARRAR; this is encoded by the coding sequence ATGAGCGCGCGCGCTACGCTGGCGGCGACCGCGGCGCGGCGGGCGGCTCACGGGTTCGCCGTCCTGTTCGCCACGGCGACGCTCGCCTTCCTCGTGAACGACGTGCTCCCCAGCGACCCCGCGCGCATGGTGGCGGGCGCGCAGGCGAGACCGGCGGAGGTCGCGAAGATCCGCGCGGAGCTCGGCCTCGAGCGGCCCATGCCCGTCCGCTTCGGCGCCTACCTCCGGCGGCTCGTCCACCTCGGGCCCCTCGACCGCGGGCGCGACGCACGCCACGCGACGTGCGGGGCGATGGGCCCGGTGCACGTCGATCTCGGCAGGAGCTACCAACAGAGACGCCCCGTCGTGGCCATCCTCGGCGAGCGGCTCCCGCGCACCTTGTTGCTCGCGCTCACCGCCGTGACGCTCCAGTCGCTGCTCGGGGTGGCGCTGGGTGTCTACGCGGCGCGGCACAAGCGCACGCTGCGTGATCGAGCGACCGTGAGCGCGAGCCTGCTCGCGACGAGCGCACCCACCTTCATGTCCGGGCTCGGGCTCCAGCTCCTCTTCGCCAAGACGCTCCACCTTCTGCCGCTCGACGGGTTCGGGGCGACGCCCCTCGAGCACCTCGTCTCGGTGATCCTGCCGGCGAGCACGCTCGCGCTCTTCGGCGCCGCGCTCTACACGCGGCTCACGCGCGACGAAATGATCCTCGCGCTTTCCCACGACTACGTGCGCACGGCCCGCGCGAAGGGGCTCGGAGAGCTCGGCGTCCTCCGCCACGCGCTGCGCAACGTGCTCGTGCCCCTCGTGACGGTCGTGGGGCTCGACCTCGGCGCCCTCGTCGGCGGCGCCGCGGTCACCGAGACCCTCTTCCGCTGGCCTGGCCTGGGCTCGCTGGCGGTGTCGGCGCTGCTCGACCGCGACGGCCCCGTCCTCATGGGCACGGTGCTCGTCACGAGCGCCGGCGTCGTCCTCGCCACGATGTTCGTGGACCTGAGCGTCCACTTTCTCGACCCCCGCGCCCGGCGCGCGCGCTGA
- a CDS encoding response regulator, whose amino-acid sequence MAKEQLLLVDADMRSLRVLEVSLRKAGYNVTVATDGEEALRCVESAPPDLVLSDTKLPKLDGYALVRRLKERAEWARIPVVFLTSQRSVEDKIRGLELGVEDYLTKPIFVRELLARVQLLLARRDKESMSRPQHAARTQFSGSIEDMAVVDLLQTFEVSRKTGVVNLKSGVRNATIYFRDGKVLDAELGPLTGEEAIYRALTWNEATFEVNFEPVSRGEAIEVSTQAVLMEGMRRLDEWSRMTEQLPALEQALVVDHAELARRIGEIPDEVNGILRLVDGRRSTLEVVEESPFEDLSTLSTLSKLFFEGLLISAKDARALEPFVPGVPIHDPETLRGLAAAIPAEALELASPSSSGAETLVTPNAYAPGKAEASRPTVPSKLAELAKLAIAVAGVERAPEPPPRAPTRAPFSPIATPSETELALTQPSAALRAKKDDAPAKTQTPAKAKPPEAKPATKTAEATAAPKAPEPVKPMKTAEAVKPANAEPAKAEPVKVPAKVEPVKAEPAKVPATPAAEPAKAPAKSAPAQPARPATAPAASNVTPGALGLPSLKATLAPEPLSPAPASVGSAARGAPRIALADIVEATKAPVAPAPASSQPALTDSVMTELRRIADAPLDGPDETQLVPEVSPKFPAPPAVLIAIPIDVSPAAASSAPETQPEIVTVPEPSPPFEVSIDELAFDPTPTSGPVSSRQQSKARPPPSRRNVKLEPKVVVADEDREPEPPPSRSRRRAVADDQVAHDDSETAPSRRRQAEGRAPERIPGPRVALWLVGGIALVLVFGIFARRVVRGEHDTAAGLGTGPDAEALQPRPSGTPTASAPPGLPALSFTSIDPAPIPPETASVAASAVPPPTPAPPSPRTSAAPAPTPTPEPPAPTPAAGTAPPAAASGEPPRVSDVKQAQRLLEQHSPGKAAEVALRATRQQPGNAEAWLTLGAAYEAIGRKAAAREAYRSCAKQAFGPGVVECRALSGD is encoded by the coding sequence ATGGCCAAGGAACAGCTCCTCCTCGTTGACGCCGACATGCGCAGTCTGCGCGTGCTCGAGGTGAGCCTCCGCAAGGCGGGCTACAACGTCACCGTCGCGACCGACGGAGAGGAGGCGCTGCGCTGCGTCGAGAGCGCGCCCCCGGACCTCGTTCTTTCGGACACCAAGCTGCCGAAGCTCGATGGGTACGCGCTGGTGCGGCGCCTGAAGGAGCGCGCCGAGTGGGCCCGCATCCCGGTGGTGTTCCTCACGAGCCAGCGCTCGGTCGAGGACAAGATCCGCGGGCTCGAGCTCGGGGTCGAGGACTACCTGACGAAGCCCATCTTCGTGCGCGAGCTGCTCGCGCGCGTCCAGCTCCTGCTCGCGCGTCGCGACAAGGAGAGCATGTCGCGGCCCCAGCACGCCGCGCGCACCCAGTTCTCGGGCTCGATCGAGGACATGGCGGTGGTCGACCTCCTGCAGACCTTCGAGGTCTCCAGAAAGACCGGCGTCGTCAACCTCAAGAGCGGTGTGCGGAACGCCACGATCTACTTCCGAGACGGCAAGGTCCTCGACGCCGAGCTCGGTCCCCTCACGGGCGAGGAGGCCATCTACCGCGCGCTCACCTGGAACGAAGCGACCTTCGAGGTCAACTTCGAGCCCGTGTCCCGCGGGGAGGCGATCGAGGTCTCGACGCAGGCCGTGCTGATGGAGGGCATGCGGAGGCTCGACGAGTGGAGCCGGATGACCGAGCAGCTCCCGGCGCTCGAGCAAGCCCTCGTCGTCGATCACGCGGAGCTCGCGCGCCGGATCGGCGAGATCCCCGACGAGGTGAACGGCATCCTGCGGCTCGTCGACGGTCGTCGCTCGACCCTCGAGGTCGTCGAGGAGTCGCCGTTCGAGGACCTGTCCACGCTCTCCACGCTCTCGAAGCTGTTCTTCGAAGGGCTGCTCATCAGCGCGAAGGACGCGCGGGCGCTCGAGCCCTTCGTGCCGGGCGTGCCCATCCACGATCCCGAGACCCTGCGCGGGCTCGCCGCGGCCATCCCCGCCGAGGCCCTCGAGCTCGCCTCGCCCTCCTCCTCCGGCGCGGAAACCCTTGTAACTCCAAATGCTTACGCGCCCGGCAAGGCCGAGGCCTCGCGGCCTACGGTGCCCTCCAAGCTCGCCGAGCTCGCCAAGCTCGCGATCGCCGTCGCCGGCGTCGAGCGTGCGCCCGAACCGCCCCCGCGCGCGCCGACTCGCGCGCCCTTCTCGCCGATCGCGACGCCGTCGGAGACGGAGCTCGCGCTGACCCAGCCGTCCGCGGCGCTCCGCGCGAAAAAGGACGACGCCCCCGCGAAGACGCAAACGCCCGCCAAGGCGAAGCCCCCAGAGGCGAAGCCCGCCACCAAGACGGCCGAGGCGACCGCCGCGCCCAAGGCCCCCGAGCCGGTCAAGCCCATGAAGACGGCGGAGGCCGTGAAGCCGGCAAACGCCGAGCCCGCGAAGGCGGAGCCCGTGAAGGTGCCGGCAAAGGTAGAGCCCGTGAAGGCGGAGCCCGCGAAGGTGCCCGCGACGCCGGCGGCGGAGCCCGCAAAGGCGCCCGCGAAGTCGGCGCCCGCGCAGCCCGCGCGGCCTGCGACGGCGCCCGCCGCGTCGAACGTGACGCCCGGTGCGCTCGGGCTCCCCAGCCTGAAGGCCACGCTCGCGCCAGAGCCGCTCTCTCCCGCGCCCGCCTCTGTGGGGTCTGCCGCGCGCGGGGCCCCTCGCATCGCGCTCGCCGACATCGTGGAGGCGACGAAGGCGCCCGTGGCACCGGCGCCCGCGAGCTCCCAGCCCGCGCTGACCGACTCGGTGATGACCGAGCTGCGGCGCATCGCAGACGCGCCGCTCGACGGTCCGGACGAGACCCAGCTCGTGCCCGAGGTGTCGCCGAAGTTCCCGGCTCCGCCGGCGGTGCTGATCGCCATCCCAATCGACGTCTCTCCAGCCGCCGCGAGCTCGGCGCCCGAGACCCAGCCCGAGATCGTGACCGTGCCGGAGCCCTCGCCGCCGTTCGAGGTGAGCATCGACGAGCTCGCGTTCGACCCGACGCCGACGTCCGGTCCCGTCTCCAGCCGCCAGCAGTCGAAGGCGCGGCCGCCGCCGTCGCGGCGCAACGTGAAGCTCGAGCCGAAGGTCGTCGTCGCCGACGAGGATCGCGAGCCGGAGCCGCCGCCCTCGCGGTCGAGGCGCCGCGCCGTGGCCGACGACCAAGTGGCTCACGACGACAGCGAGACCGCCCCGTCGCGGCGCAGGCAGGCCGAGGGGCGCGCCCCGGAGCGCATCCCGGGGCCACGCGTGGCGCTCTGGCTCGTCGGCGGCATCGCGCTGGTGCTGGTGTTCGGGATCTTCGCGCGGCGCGTGGTGAGGGGCGAGCACGACACCGCGGCCGGCCTCGGCACGGGCCCGGACGCTGAGGCGCTCCAACCGCGGCCAAGCGGGACGCCCACCGCCTCCGCGCCCCCGGGCCTGCCCGCCCTATCGTTCACCTCGATCGACCCGGCGCCGATCCCACCGGAGACGGCGTCGGTCGCCGCGAGCGCGGTTCCCCCGCCGACCCCCGCGCCTCCGTCTCCCCGTACGTCCGCTGCTCCCGCGCCCACGCCCACGCCTGAGCCGCCTGCGCCCACGCCCGCGGCGGGCACCGCCCCGCCCGCCGCGGCCAGCGGCGAGCCCCCGCGCGTCAGCGACGTCAAGCAGGCGCAGCGCCTGCTCGAGCAGCACTCTCCCGGCAAGGCGGCCGAGGTCGCGCTGCGCGCGACCCGCCAACAGCCAGGCAACGCCGAGGCGTGGCTCACGCTCGGCGCCGCGTACGAAGCCATCGGGCGCAAGGCCGCCGCCAGGGAGGCGTATCGTTCCTGCGCGAAGCAGGCCTTTGGTCCTGGCGTGGTCGAGTGTCGGGCGCTCTCCGGCGACTGA